The following proteins are encoded in a genomic region of Brachypodium distachyon strain Bd21 chromosome 1, Brachypodium_distachyon_v3.0, whole genome shotgun sequence:
- the LOC100834664 gene encoding probable protein S-acyltransferase 22, whose protein sequence is MRRHGWQLPYHPLQVVAVSVFLALAFAFYVFFAPFVGRKVFQDAAVGLYTPLVFCVFFLYIWCAATDPADPGVLKSKKYLRLYGSCKHRQGVSDVGLQLEGTGEKKEHEVADASETSMTQHKSKSTSCCSAASSALLLIFYPLSFAFSCCQSRDWSSEQQASEEGMFFCSLCEVEVLKYSKHCRVCDKCVDGFDHHCRWLNNCIGKRNYRRFFLLMTTALFLLILQSATGVLVLVLCFVERKEFNTQIVSKLGSSFSIAPFIIVVGSCTILAMVALLPIAQLLFFHILLIKKGISTYDYIIALREQDQEEVSGQQSPQMSHVSSYTGGLSSTSSFGALRRGSWCTPPRLFLEDQFDVIPSEAGSSHNSVTKRKEDEVRRKKTSGAVKISPWALARLNAEEVSRVAAEARKKSKVLVPIRKDEYSLGHETDSSYGGMSGRIDLGPDNTMQTDRRGRPHGDLSLKPVAKMSTDAIDSIGTDMVPEALSNLAPLQLEARSAFHPSRAASSVNVDGSSPDSSLDSPDLHLYRFSGVSSSAAEDLQLTTLTAPGSTQQKGLQLSRSTSDGYEASGGEDSDRIPSRIVHRSSNWASIILSTDQSVSSSGILVPKNRLS, encoded by the exons ATGAGGCGGCATGGGTGGCAGCTCCCTTACCACCCACTCCAG GTGGTCGCCGTGTCCGTGTTCTTGGCGCTGGCGTTCGCGTTCTACGTCTTCTTCGCTCCCTTCGTCGGGAGGAAGGTGTTCCAGGATGCAGCCGTTGGGCTCTACACTCCACTG GTTTTCTGTGTATTCTTCCTATACATCTGGTGTGCTGCAACGGATCCAGCAGACCCAGGGGTCTTGAAATCAAAGAAGTACCTAAGATTGTATGGAAGCTGCAAACATCGGCAAGGTGTTTCAGATGTTGGATTACAACTAGAGGGAActggagaaaagaaagaacatgaaGTTGCTGATGCTAGTGAAACATCAATGACTCaacacaaaagcaaaagcacaTCCTGCTGCAGTGCAGCTTCCTCTGCACTTCTCCTTATATTCTACCCTCTCTCTTTTGCTTTTTCCTGCTGCCAGTCACGTGATTGGTCATCTGAGCAGCAAGCCAGTGAGGAAGGGATGTTTTTCTGCAGTCTCTGTGAAGTTGAG GTGTTGAAGTACAGTAAGCATTGTAGAGTTTGTGACAAATGTGTTGACGGCTTTGATCATCATTGCAGG TGGCTCAACAACTGTATTGGGAAAAGAAACTATAGGAGGTTTTTTCTTCTAATGACAACTGCTCTTTTCTTG cttatcctgcaatcagcAACTGGAGTATTGGTGCTAGTGCTCTGCTTTGTTGAGCGAAAGGAATTCAATACACAAATTGTGTCAAAGCTAGGAAGCAGCTTCTCTATAGCGCCTTTCATCATTGTGGTG GGATCCTGTACTATCCTAGCTATGGTTGCCTTACTGCCAATTGCCCAGCTTCTCTTTTTCCACATTCTTCTCATCAAGAAG GGAATCAGTACATACGACTACATTATTGCCCTGAGAGAGCAAGACCAAGAAGAGGTTAGTGGGCAGCAGAGTCCGCAGATGTCTCATGTAAGCTCCTATACTGGTGGGCTTAGTAGTACTAGTTCCTTTGGCGCATTGCGTCGTGGTTCATGGTGCACTCCTCCAAGACTGTTTCTTGAAGATCAG TTTGATGTTATTCCATCAGAGGCTGGCTCTTCGCATAATTCTGTTACcaagagaaaagaagatgaagtaAGGAGGAAGAAAACCTCAGGCGCTGTGAAAATCAGTCCATGGGCACTGGCTCGTCTTAATGCAGAAGAAGTTTCTCGAGTTGCTGCGGAGGCACGGAAGAAGTCCAAAGTTTTAGTGCCGATCAGAAAGGATGAATATTCACTTGGTCATGAAACAGACAGTAGCTATGGAGGTATGAGTGGAAGGATTGATCTAGGACCTGATAACACGATGCAAACAGATAGGAGAGGAAGGCCCCATGGTGATCTCTCTCTTAAGCCTGTCGCAAAAATGTCTACAGATGCTATTGACAGCATTGGCACTGACATGGTCCCTGAAGCCTTATCCAATTTAGCACCGTTGCAACTTGAGGCACGGAGCGCTTTTCACCCAAGTAGAGCTGCATCTTCCGTTAACGTTGATGGGTCATCTCCAGATAGCAGTTTGGACTCGCCTGATCTCCACCTGTACCGATTCTCAGGTGTCTCCTCATCTGCAGCTGAAGACTTGCAGCTCACAACTCTCACTGCCCCAGGAAGCACTCAACAGAAAGGGCTTCAGCTGTCTAGATCAACCAGCGATGGTTATGAAGCATCAGGTGGTGAAGACAGTGACCGTATCCCGTCAAGGATAGTGCACCGCTCCTCAAACTGGGCAAGCATCATTCTCAGCACTGATCAGAGTGTGTCCTCATCTGGCATCCTTGTGCCAAAGAACAGATTGTCTTAA